TCAAACCACCCGACAAACTCTGAACCACTTCCTGAAGCAGTCACGTGGTACAGCCGGGCAGTGAAGCTTCGCTTGTCATCATTtttggctcctcccccaaatGAAGCATGCCTCATAAGCGCTTTTCAGAAATGCCGCCTCCATTACTTCATAGCCTTGGCACATTTCATAAAATCCCTTCCTCCTGCTGCGTAGGTTCCCTTTAATGATTAAtgttgtgtatgtatatatgtatattcttATGCTTTGATTATCAATGTCTATTcttgtatatgtatatactgtatagggCTAAGGTTTCTGCCCCTTTTCCCTTGGTCTGACCAGAACGTAGACTGTATTTGCTCTGCTCTGACCAATAAACCAAACAATTTCCATTTCCTTTGGCTGCCTCAGGACATTGGCACATTTCCTGGCTAATATCTTTCCTGTCCACTCGACCCCAAAGGTTCTCTGATTATCTGACTCCAAGAAGTTAGCAGCACACCCTGTAAGATGGTGTTCCAAGGGATCTTGTGTATTTGTCCAGTAAAACCCATAGAGGAACAATTAGACTGGTTGgctggtgtcacggtctgagtttacctcgtactgagatcgattatgagcatgtgcactacccgaaaatgaatttttgctagttccgctgtgagttttgctacttccgccgtgctgagattgaaaattcaatttcaaagtaatgtttgtatgaaaaaatatatggtttataatttattctatgcagttatttattattacgtGTATTgtgtttgtacaaaaaaaatgttttataatttattctatgcaCATGTTGGATTatactttttaatcatttattcttCCTGTCACTAATTTCCCATGGAAAGCTCAGTACGGCAATCTAAGTGATAATCTCAGTCAACAACTTGAGCAAGTAATAGTGTCTCATGCAGTAATCTCAATACgaataggaatagtttattctccaaaaaaaacatgattataataaaacttaatacgaaaaggaataatttattttccagaaaaacatgataatatgcattgcaataaataacagttaacctaatgtaactttaataataagctgttgtatttatgtaaatctgatcatgaccatcatattttttttttattgatggtcgactgatgtgatgttttaagcattttttaaaatcagtacaacaatctctgtgcatggctaatccagcacgggtTAGTAGGTAGTGGTCAtatactgagattgtaagagaatttcagtacggaggtaaactcaggcCGTGACACTGGACCTAAGGCCAAGTATTGACTTGAACAAAGATACCAATTCAGTGCAAGAGTGTTCATGGTCTGCATAAAAGCTTTGGTATTTCAGAAGGAGTTCCTCCACCAGCCactaaaattaaacaatatatttaGAGAAGGGTTTGTTTGATAAGATAAATATTGTCTGGTGTTTTTAGGTGGTTTTGGAGCCAGAATAACTCTTTATTGCGATGATGTTAAGGTTATGTAGCGGCTAGTATGAAATGGCTAGGTTTAGGGCTAAAGTTAAGGTTAATGCTACAGTATGAAatgtaacattattattattttaaaaatgatcgtATCTTTGCTTTCCTCAGGGATCGTCTCCTCTGACTGATTGATTGGCACTGCCTGCCCTCTGTAGTGCTGAGGAAAAGAacggaaaaagaaaagaagaggtGGGAAAAACACCATAAAGAAAAAGGTACAGACAGGAAAAGAGCTGCAGTGTTGGGGAGGCTTTGACTCATTTGTTACTATTTATATGAAAACGTCCTATATGGAATTTGAGTGTTGTGAATGTGATGTAGACATTATAGTGTTGTTATAGGTGCTACAAAtgatattacaattttattctttttcaaaaattgGAACCAAATTATGAGATTTTTGGCCATCAAATTTCTAAAAACTGTAATGagcaatataaataaacaatatatagaTTGGAAAAATTTCAAttcacagagaaaaaaaaggattgaCCACCAGATAAAACTTTGCATTTGAAGTCATTAAAAGGTTCTTAATGTTTCATAATAGCTGACCTACTTTCTTTTAATCTctgatgctgtgtgtgtgtgcgtgtgcgtgcgtagGATGGATATATCCATCAGAATAGGCATTTGGCTGGAGCTGGCTGAGAGCTGTGGGCTCAGCGTGATTCAACAGGGCCTTCAGCAGATTTGGAGGCTCCTTCTCCTGTGCCTGATCTGCAGAGTCAGCTTCAGACTGGGTGAGTTTAACTGGGTGCATATTTGCAAGAACCCCCAGTGTAGGGGTTCTTGCaaatatgtttactgtgaagttggtcttaaatttaatttcaattggcaataaaaagtcttaaaaagtcttgaatttaatttgactgaaactGTAGGAACCCTGTTTACAGCTTTATTAGAAAACAAGCCCCACGGGAGAGGAGAAGGCAGAGTAATCAATGTTCAGGAATCGGCCCAAAGAACCATCCAAACCATTTAAAACACTGGGGAACTTAGTTAAGACTGTCATTGACAAGTGCATGAAATCCACATACATTACAACAACTGTGGTTCTTGTGTTGTCCAGATGTTCCGTCTACGTTGAAACAtggtgtgtctgtgttgacTGGGATTTGTGGACTTTTCCTGTTCTTTGAGCTGGACATGGTCTGGGTGCTACTGCTAGCTGGACTTTGTTACTTCATTCTGCTGCTCAGCCAGAACCCCAGCAGGAGAGGCCTGTATCTTTCTGTCGTCATCCTCTCCTACCTGCTCATTGGGTAAGATTAGTTTACAAAAACTGGAGATTAACCGCAGTTTTTAATGATTGTAATCTGATATTTTGTATTAAGCTAGAAATACCGTCACTTTGTTCACTGTCGATTTAATGTAAACTAATTGACTGCTGTTTTCACAGCAGTCATTTAGTTTACATTAAAGACTCTGAGGTACTGCCATTTATTAGATAGAATGTtgggcagtggtggcctagtggtggGCTTGTAACCAGTGGGTTGTAGGTTCAAATCCACTCtgtgccatcactgtgggacctTGAGCAAGTCCCCTACACCTAACTGCTTCCACTACTCTCCTTaaaaagagattattaatctcaatgagactttcctggttaaataaaggttttaaaaaagatatGTTAGATCATAAGTAGATCATTTAAAGTTCAGTAATTTAATGTTCATGTGGCCTTTTTACCAAATTTTGTCTGTTCTTGTTTCTTCATTTCAGAGAGCTACTTTTAGTTGACATGGTGACATGGCATAAGATAAGAGGTAAATACAACATATTtataaattttttgtttttcttcttctgcaatgatgatgttttattattgattattaatagAAATCTTAGATAACACATTAATAGATATAACTTTCCCATtacaattcagatttatttcttaaagcactttaaataaacactgttgaccaaagtgctgtagcttacatgattttttttacagttcaaCGATTTGACACCACCTTTCTGAACCTTTTCCAAAATCTTTTGTCCACGGGGCCATGGTTTTGTTGTTCACATTCAACAAAGcagcatgtgtgtttttttcaggcTCTCAGATGGTGGTAGCTATGAAAGCCATCTCGGTGGCCTTTGATGTGGacagaggagcagtgggcaggcTGCCCTCTCTCCCTGAGTACCTGGGTTATGTTCTCTTTGTGGGCACTGTAGTCTTTGGCCCATGGATCAGCTTCTCCACTTATATGAATGCTGCAGGAGGTGCCAAACTAGTGAGTATCTGATGTGGTTGTTTTATACATGTTTACACATGCATGGTATATACAGACTATTTATATTAATCCGGAGTAATGGGGGTTTTTGTTCCTCAGAGCTGGAAGTGGGTGCAGAGTTCATTCTACAGTGTCAAAAAAAGTCAGCTGTGTCTGCTGGTGTCCTCCTGCATAGCTCCATACCTTTTCCCACTGTTTGTTCCCATCCAAGGAAACCAATTCACACAAAAGTAAGATATAGCATTTAAATGATTTACCGGTATCTTCTTTAACTTGGGCTGTTTTGCAGCCCTTGATAACACACTTTCTTCTTTCCTGCTTTCAAGGTATACATGTAATAAAGGTAAGCCTTCTCATGACTGaaagttttagattatttatgttAGTGTTGCAGGTTCCACGTCTGTGGGACTGGCAACAGATAGAATGTCCTGTTGGTTCAGGAAAGAAACAAGATGAGCCGTCCGTCTTATCTTTCCGCAGGCCGCATTAAGTCTTTAATAAACAGTTTTCAATTTATACATTTCTAAATTctaacattttcatttctagCATTTAGTCATTTCTATCATTCTAAACAAACACTTTTACAGAACTTCACTTATTCAAAGTcaaagggcgaccgtggctcaggtggtagtgggtcgtcttctgatcgagaggttggggggttcgatcccagtacctgactatgtgtcgaagtgtctttgggcaagacactgaaccctaagttgctcccagtagtcaactagcgccttgcatggcagtcctgtcccactggtgtgtgaatgtgagagtgattgtttgaatgagctgatgtgtaaagcgcattgagactgcttcagtgtggtgataaagcgctatctTTCGCACACAGACTACCAGTGCTGAATAAGGTGGTTTAGATTTCACAATCCATCCTATAGCCTGGAGATCTTCAATGTACTCTTTCACTTCCTTGTAAAGGGGTTTGGGAATAGAAGTGTATGACTTCTGGATGGGAGTGCTATCTGTGAGGGTGATGGGTATCCGACCCATATCATTATCATCTTGTGCGAATGCTCTCGACTTCTCTTAGCATCTCTCTGACAACCTTCTGCTGTTTCTCACTTAGATGGGTAATATCGACGGGTGGGTCCCACAGCTGTGTCACAAGACCCATTTTTTCCTGTTGAGTCTCTGGTATGTCATTTTTGTGGACTTCAGGAacaacacttttatttgttatGTTCAGTTCATCAGTCTCTATGATCTTTGAGATTGGTTCGATACTTCCCAGCACTGTCGTGCATGACAGACTCACTTCATGTTTGGTGTGGTTACCAATGGGAATCTTTACATAAGGAACTTTAGCCTGAGGCCCCACTactaaaaaaaacttacaaaaaacaaacagattaaTTACCAATTGTGACCATACATTTGTAGGCGTCACATTAGCACTGTAGTCACATCAGTTACAGTTACCTGTTGTTTTGTGAAAAGAATGTTACAAAAGTAGAATACTTAGAGAGGTTAAAAGCTTTCACCTACAATTAACAAGGTCACTTCTCCCCATCTGACATTGTTATTTAAAAGCTCTGATGAAGTAGAGCAACCTTTTGGTTTGTATGTAGTGTGTAAAGAGTTAGCCATGCTTCACTAGTCAGCTTCAcctttaaagctgcaatatgtaatttttctttggtgttatttggtcaataaTCTATAATCaacttattatattgtattgtatattgaaatccaaagtgttctgagtggacagtgaatctctgtaaatgagctttagcaatacaggagtgtgacgctggacttcagccataCAGAGATCTTGCTACCAACAGGGCGAGCACAtcagctgttttaagcattactattggctgctcgagctgctcgtcaagTCAGTGCGCGTTCACGATCTGAGAGTAGTGACAGTCACATGGCATTATATTCAAACGGAAGTCTCTAATgcggcttttggcacagcggttacacagcaaatcaagaggaaaaaagtAAGctcgaggtggagaagcaacagagtAAAGTCATAAACGGGTTCAGGACGGAtcggctgcttgtgtgtgaggagcAGATCTGAGCCTTCTTACTGACCTCACAGCAGTGATACGTGCTTTTATGTCTAtaaaacatctgaaaactcACCAATAACACATGATAAAGTCCCAATAATTTTCACTAATCTCTGAAAACAGttgcaaagagttccacagttgtGCGCTTGCACGCAAGCTTTACCAAGAAGACCAGTTAGTTTTTCAGGAGGGGAGAGGGGAGTGTGGAGCgcctcacaattctacatattgcagctttaattagGGTTACATCAATACTGGTATGAGATATCATACTGGTATTGGTATGATACTGCACCAATATACTCATACTGGGTAAAGTTCACTGATACCCATTGCATCCAATAGCTTTGAATGGTGGCcagtatttctgttgtattttttggtattgGCCGCCAGGGGGAACTATTTTTaacagaaaatgttttgaaatgtcagttTAGTCATTTTGAAAATTAATGTTATCTAATTTATAAtagataaattataataataaacatttttgtaaCAAGCAGAGAACAATTCTGTCTtccaattcattgcattttgctaattagttttttgtttgtggtaTAAGTATCGTTATCGGTACTAGGAATTGGCAAATACACATAACCAGGTATCATCTGTATCGGCTTGGAAGATAGTGTTCatcggtgcatccctactttTAAGTGAGTGATTATATCGTGCAAAAGCATTAATTTGTGAgcagcactttcacttttaTATACAGATACAGAACCAACTGACACTGTTACTTTATTTACAGTTCAATTAACCTAATTAACTACTAAAACAATAACTGAAAAGTCTAATGAAATCTCAAAATCACAGAATAACATCCATCTTCTGCATGTAATTTTCCTGATTAGATTCCTAGGGTGCTATGGCTTTGTTGGGGGTACACCATGAACATGTTGGTGATCCCTCA
This portion of the Gouania willdenowi chromosome 7, fGouWil2.1, whole genome shotgun sequence genome encodes:
- the LOC114467161 gene encoding protein-serine O-palmitoleoyltransferase porcupine-like, translating into MDISIRIGIWLELAESCGLSVIQQGLQQIWRLLLLCLICRVSFRLDVPSTLKHGVSVLTGICGLFLFFELDMVWVLLLAGLCYFILLLSQNPSRRGLYLSVVILSYLLIGELLLVDMVTWHKIRGSQMVVAMKAISVAFDVDRGAVGRLPSLPEYLGYVLFVGTVVFGPWISFSTYMNAAGGAKLSWKWVQSSFYSVKKSQLCLLVSSCIAPYLFPLFVPIQGNQFTQKWQRAYENALSFHFSNYFVGHLSESTTMLAGAGFSEEKDNILWDLKVVEPLNVEMPRSMVQVVTSWNIPMSQWLKTYVFKNAMKLGTFPAILVTYTASALLHGLSFHLGAVLLSLGFITYVEHVLRKKLSAIFNACILSRPCTSDCSHRHKKEIWVWLLNLAFSLLVIFHLTYLGSMFDPGLDEQEAGESYTAIHTIQRWSELNWASHWIVFLCWLLFLIL